The Cellulophaga sp. L1A9 genome window below encodes:
- the pepE gene encoding dipeptidase PepE translates to MKNLLLASTSTLHGEDYLAYLLETLEDFFKDIDTITFIPYARPGGISHDEYTALVAKAFGTIGKKVVGLHTYEDVAKGISDAKAFFTGGGNTFLLVKQLHELELMDVLKNKILAGTPYFGTSAGSNIAGINMQTTNDMPIVYPPSFKTLGLVPFNINAHYLDPDLKSNHNGETRETRIKEFHCFNTTPVVGLREGSFIHIKGKNSTLKGAFKARIFEQNKTPYEGINLHF, encoded by the coding sequence TTGAAAAATTTACTGCTTGCTAGCACATCTACATTACACGGGGAGGATTATTTGGCCTATCTTTTAGAAACGCTAGAAGACTTTTTTAAAGATATAGACACCATAACCTTTATCCCTTATGCCAGACCTGGCGGAATTTCCCATGATGAATACACAGCCCTTGTTGCAAAGGCATTTGGGACCATAGGTAAAAAAGTTGTGGGGCTACACACCTATGAAGATGTAGCAAAAGGAATCTCTGATGCTAAGGCTTTTTTTACGGGTGGCGGGAATACCTTTCTCCTAGTAAAACAATTGCATGAATTGGAATTAATGGATGTATTGAAAAACAAAATTTTGGCAGGAACACCCTATTTTGGAACCAGCGCAGGAAGCAATATCGCAGGTATAAACATGCAAACTACCAATGATATGCCTATTGTGTACCCTCCTAGTTTTAAAACCTTAGGCCTTGTACCTTTTAATATTAATGCACATTATCTAGATCCAGATCTAAAAAGTAACCATAATGGAGAAACAAGGGAAACTAGAATTAAAGAATTCCATTGCTTCAATACAACGCCAGTAGTAGGCTTACGTGAAGGAAGTTTCATTCATATTAAAGGTAAAAATAGCACATTAAAAGGAGCTTTCAAAGCGAGAATTTTCGAGCAAAATAAAACCCCGTATGAGGGAATAAACCTACACTTTTAA
- a CDS encoding GNAT family N-acetyltransferase → MGKNTVTTLVSKLITAEETYPVRHSVLRKGRPIATCMLDGDELSETFHVGGFLNDKLVAVASFYNANHSDHSFVEAAQLRGMAVLDDYHGLGYGKQLLQFGEELLKKKTKTTVWMNARVSAVGFYTNLGYHKIGAIFEIPLVGEHYVMFKKI, encoded by the coding sequence ATGGGCAAAAATACCGTTACTACTTTAGTATCTAAATTAATAACAGCAGAAGAAACCTACCCTGTGCGTCATTCTGTTTTAAGAAAAGGGCGACCTATTGCCACTTGCATGTTGGATGGTGATGAACTATCGGAAACATTTCATGTAGGCGGATTTTTAAACGATAAGCTGGTAGCTGTTGCGTCATTTTACAATGCAAACCATTCAGACCACAGCTTCGTAGAGGCTGCGCAATTAAGAGGAATGGCAGTTTTAGACGACTACCACGGACTTGGCTATGGTAAGCAGTTATTACAATTTGGAGAAGAATTATTAAAAAAGAAAACAAAAACTACCGTTTGGATGAACGCTCGGGTTTCGGCTGTTGGCTTTTATACCAATCTAGGATATCATAAAATTGGCGCGATATTTGAAATACCTTTGGTAGGGGAACATTATGTTATGTTTAAAAAAATATAG
- a CDS encoding gliding motility-associated C-terminal domain-containing protein → MKQNIVVFLGGLLLGIAPSNAQEQAQNFGALKIHEGGSLGFHDNLINNGSFDENTGLVGFYNTNDLTISGAFRPIFEDAEIVVTNHLNLEIGVGITNNSNFIIGNVVTPRNQLDITFDYINDAFYTGETDLTKVDGYTALTNKQNFLFPTGIIDKLRPIELRSSSINALAKAAYFYEDPNVPSTFTTSFNTDEKSDILLRISSYEYWDVDSDVLSNVILTWDADSSISNIVDRIEDLRVVGWDQAEGIWVDLGNTNLSGDFTSGSITSATFLPNTYEIITFGESLSTESITLDNYILTPNNDGVNDYLVIDAVTLSPNNKIEIYNRWGRIVYTVENYENLFNGTANNKFTISKDKGLPDGIYFYIVKLFDIEVTHQGYLYLNN, encoded by the coding sequence ATGAAACAAAACATAGTAGTATTTTTAGGTGGCTTGTTACTCGGTATTGCACCTAGTAACGCTCAAGAACAAGCACAAAATTTTGGTGCCTTAAAAATACACGAAGGCGGGAGCTTAGGCTTTCACGACAACCTGATAAACAACGGATCTTTTGACGAAAACACAGGATTAGTAGGGTTCTATAACACGAACGACCTTACTATCTCCGGAGCTTTTAGACCTATATTTGAGGATGCAGAAATAGTCGTTACTAATCATTTAAATTTAGAAATTGGTGTAGGTATAACTAACAATAGTAACTTCATTATTGGCAATGTAGTAACCCCCAGAAATCAATTAGATATTACCTTCGATTATATCAATGATGCTTTTTACACAGGGGAGACAGATTTAACTAAAGTAGATGGCTATACGGCATTAACGAACAAACAAAATTTTCTATTCCCAACCGGAATTATAGATAAATTACGCCCAATAGAATTAAGATCTAGTAGTATCAATGCTTTAGCCAAGGCCGCCTATTTCTATGAAGACCCAAATGTTCCTTCAACATTTACCACCAGTTTTAACACCGATGAAAAAAGTGATATTTTATTGCGTATAAGCAGTTATGAGTATTGGGATGTAGATAGTGATGTACTATCAAATGTTATTCTCACATGGGATGCTGATAGTAGTATTTCAAATATTGTAGACCGTATAGAAGACTTAAGAGTGGTAGGCTGGGACCAAGCAGAAGGTATTTGGGTAGATTTAGGAAATACTAATCTTTCAGGAGATTTTACATCAGGAAGTATAACCTCTGCCACATTTTTACCGAACACCTATGAGATAATTACTTTTGGAGAAAGCCTAAGTACAGAAAGTATCACTTTAGACAACTATATCCTTACTCCAAACAATGATGGCGTAAATGATTATTTGGTTATTGATGCCGTTACTCTGTCACCCAATAATAAAATAGAAATATATAACCGATGGGGGCGTATTGTATATACCGTAGAAAATTACGAAAACCTTTTTAACGGAACTGCTAATAACAAATTCACAATCAGTAAGGACAAAGGACTTCCTGATGGAATCTATTTTTACATTGTAAAATTATTTGATATTGAAGTTACCCACCAAGGATATCTTTACTTAAATAATTAA
- a CDS encoding gliding motility-associated C-terminal domain-containing protein, which yields MKYLHYILFLFVGLASHAQTALNHTGGMQLHDGAEVGFHTNFINNAPFDQNLGLVGFYGSRFLNIQGTVSPIFYDFEIFADSGVTLNIAANATNNVNFIGGDIMTQKSLQDIYFGLLDNAMHNGESNMSKVNGYALMTNQQTYQFPIGDEFQLRPLILNSNSVNLTAKCAYFFENPNAPLSFTQTFDTGDKDRQLSLINTQEFWRLESSVPSTVTISWNTRSAINTLTEVTENLLVVGWSKAEQKWDILGNAAVSGDAENGIITSEEFLPDDYEIITIGSLLVPQDRLTIDNFYLSPNGDGINDVLVIEELELSDQNELKLYDRNGLLVFRQENYTNEFAGISNIDNNVIQRDAGLPSGIYFYIVNMYDLGYEFQGFLYLAQPTF from the coding sequence ATGAAGTACCTACACTACATCCTATTTTTATTTGTTGGTCTGGCAAGTCATGCGCAAACGGCATTAAACCATACCGGTGGCATGCAGTTGCATGATGGCGCCGAGGTGGGTTTTCACACCAACTTTATTAATAATGCCCCCTTTGATCAAAACTTAGGTTTGGTAGGCTTTTACGGTTCCCGTTTTTTAAATATCCAAGGAACAGTTTCTCCTATCTTTTATGATTTTGAAATATTTGCAGATAGCGGGGTCACCTTAAACATTGCAGCCAACGCTACCAACAACGTAAATTTTATTGGTGGAGATATCATGACCCAAAAATCATTGCAAGACATTTATTTTGGACTCTTAGACAATGCCATGCACAATGGCGAAAGCAATATGTCTAAAGTAAATGGGTATGCTTTAATGACCAACCAACAGACCTATCAATTTCCTATTGGAGACGAGTTTCAATTGCGTCCATTAATTTTAAATAGTAATAGCGTAAACTTAACAGCAAAATGTGCATACTTTTTTGAGAACCCTAATGCACCCTTATCATTCACTCAAACTTTTGACACTGGAGATAAAGACCGACAATTAAGTTTAATCAACACACAAGAATTTTGGCGTTTAGAAAGTAGCGTCCCTTCTACCGTAACCATATCATGGAATACTAGAAGTGCTATAAATACATTAACAGAAGTCACCGAAAACTTACTGGTTGTAGGTTGGAGTAAAGCAGAACAAAAATGGGATATTCTAGGCAATGCTGCAGTAAGTGGTGATGCTGAAAATGGTATTATCACTTCAGAAGAATTTCTACCTGATGATTATGAAATTATTACTATTGGTAGCTTGCTGGTACCACAAGACCGTTTAACCATTGATAATTTCTATTTATCTCCCAACGGTGATGGCATTAATGATGTTTTAGTCATTGAAGAGTTAGAATTATCTGATCAGAATGAATTAAAATTATATGATCGGAATGGCCTTTTAGTCTTTAGACAAGAAAATTATACGAATGAATTTGCAGGAATTTCTAATATAGATAACAACGTGATTCAGAGAGACGCAGGTTTACCATCAGGCATCTACTTTTATATTGTAAATATGTATGATTTAGGGTATGAGTTTCAAGGTTTTTTATATTTAGCACAACCTACATTTTAG